From Bombus huntii isolate Logan2020A chromosome 4, iyBomHunt1.1, whole genome shotgun sequence, one genomic window encodes:
- the LOC126865052 gene encoding disks large homolog 5-like isoform X2, with amino-acid sequence MKELEYYRGQHIAVMNQLEATSQESSALRGKYGDLVNDKQRLDREVQALQKEVSELRCQNQEVLVSDASNSDTMNQHYLSALRKYEAVKDEYDALRKRYDDLISSHSSAVNKLELSQEEAARLKKQYDEIVQERNSAVRERNGLKQQCTAAIRQWDIALRERNEYREALAKVQQQHEEAVKEINHAMVLRMKASKDMKRLTEERNAALQEYSLIMGERDTVHKEMEKLGDDLTQAYTKITHLENQNKQFMEEKKALSYQIETLRREISSALQDRDDALKQCNELRQKFGDYSEGSNRDYKNRMELHSYNRERDNSNKEAERENNTTDYTKRDKERMDNLDQANLELDKLRKSVDKLQAELEEALQEAEVSKRRRDWAFSERDKIVLERESIRTLCDRLRKERDRAVSELAGALRDSDDIKKQRNEASKELKDLKEKIESGDHALRASQFAQSLAHAHDSAIDTDVSDWEILTIHLDLSRVCLDSDRDLGLTLVGGRDNPYYPNDTGIYVAQVTSGSAVDGKLRVNDCIMRVNNVDCTSVFTRVIMETLRTCSVGSATLTIRRRRLTRRSLRTTQLPVGSVPHGISLELGVYISKISPGSLSAKDGNLAVGDRVLNINSKPMEGINSSHEAMATLNDTSTDVLTITTLKGIPLPSATSSETMTIDGSFGTEKQKMVNSCSQTEQERILLKIPSDDYERRHVASNFGDRSVYKVSKSVSGEKPSGISNAWDNIREKIDIVRGRKHSKDREEKKKRHRNSSPNTFEQEQDAIAELDSVIESYHKKANNGVLKRSKRRGTEKVEKNGGTWPKARGGPLIQNGTGTILHPRKTKERLPLSVLLNQPPKYESYNYNRISNPIPLTNFSNMNNRHTVYKPVEKPLPNFLKTGPLFSQKSFTPVVQFKDIPIDKKPATEFENTENRLSSTLTPSETSIDFSVKSGNTGKDVEYFSKKRTQKYTPSNESQVDTLQHNRVQSQLYSGAGSSTSSTSGTRQQLTGNFSFPPYTHSHPHPHQQNSLPSRYPSPPSLPSAQSGESIGLPDARSYCFEPSYSPGPQTGFGHLHTPSVDLHYHKSRAPPIGTTYDVPAYTHGYEGGTFPRKKENQRFRIPSNPSVTSKSSVGKLSTGSIERTSERGSPMPTFHVEVLSPGSGSGNSSGGTVRGSSGNKRSSMPDYCYSQPRPAPGELRRVHIDKSVEPLGIQISCLESGGVFVSTVSEHSLASQVGLQIGDQLLEVCGINMRSATYQLAANVLRQCGNSITMLVQYSPDKYNELEEGSASSSSSEAGGAEGGSRSGSPTPCNSPEAPRKTTIESLESSEPERDASTSLSTIRDTSNTLTIMRETSNTLEPPRTIRERDIRNSASLEVPSTQQREREIRASASLDINIRKPELRSSATLDNMRNSATLDTLRGTANTLTRAQLNAATTLQRQNATVRSPTQEEQNRKSPPPSEPRYLFIETRKCSNLGISLVGGNGVGIFVHSVQPGCLAEDAGLRPGDRILEYNGVDLRQATAEQAALELARPADKVTLIAQYVPERYNEVKDKPGDSFYVKAMFDRVGEVGDSLQLRFSKDDILYVDNTMFNGTPGHWRAWIVDQAGRRQTCGIIPSKFKVEEELLLRRSLGDLETDTTRRGSTSARRSFFRRKKHQRSSSRDSKELSHLTGVNLGWYSDSGTLNEETLPASYQRVERLDYPALRPVLIIGPLSECVVTKLLQEFPGEFTRCLAEAMHCSQATLEQGLRDSLYVDYRKKGSYFECTTVQAVKDICEKNTHCILDVSIASIERLHRHQIYPIVLLIKFKSTKQIKEVKDSRYPSDKVSAKAAKEMYEQALKLEAEYKHYISAVIPAGVNVAYICTQVKAAVDEEQSKALWVPRGPP; translated from the exons ATGAAGGAATTGGAATACTACAGGGGACAGCATATAGCAGTCATGAATCAATTAGAGGCAACGTCACAAGAAAGTTCCGCACTGCGGGGCAAATATGGAGATTTAGTAAATGACAAGCAACGCCTAGATCGGGAAGTCCAAGCGTTGCAAAAGGAAGTGTCTGAATTAAGGTGTCAAAATCAAGAAGTTCTCGTTTCTGATGCTAGTAATAGTGACACTATGAATCAGCACTATCTATCTGCGCTTCGAAAATATGAAGCCGTTAAAGACGAGTACGATGCCCTTAGGAAACGGTACGATGATTTAATATCATCGCATTCATCGGCCGTTAATAAG TTGGAATTATCTCAAGAAGAGGCTGCCAGGTTAAAAAAACAATATGATGAAATTGTTCAAGAACGTAATAGCGCAGTTCGTGAGCGTAATGGTTTAAAACAACAGTGTACTGCTGCCATTAGACAGTGGGATATTGCATTAAGGGAAAGAAATGAATATCGTGAAGCCTTAGCCAAAGTACAGCAACAACACGAAGAAGCAGTGAAGGAAATTAATCATGCAATGGTACTACGCATGAAAGCTAGTAAGGATATGAAACGATTAACAGAAGAAAGAAATGCTGCATTACAAGAATACAGTTTAATTATGGGCGAGCGCGATACAGTGcataaagaaatggaaaaactTGGTGATGATCTTACACAAGCATATACAAAAATCACACATTTAGAGAATCAGAATAAACAATTTATGGAAGAg aaaaaagcTTTATCCTATCAAATTGAAACTTTAAGAAGAGAAATTTCATCCGCTTTGCAAGATCGAGACGATGCTTTAAAACAATGTAACGAATTACGCCAAAAGTTTGGTGATTATTCTGAAGGCTCAAACAGGGACTATAAAAATCGTATGGAATTACACTCATATAATCGTGAACGAGATAATTCGAACAAAGAAGCtgaaagagaaaataacaCTACAGATTACACTAAACGAGATAAGGAACGTATGGATAACTTGGATCAAGCTAACTTGGAATTGGATAAACTTCGGAAATCTGTCGATAAATTGCAAGCAGAACTTGAGGAAGCCCTCCAAGAAGCAGAAGTATCAAAACGAAGAAGAGATTGGGCTTTCAGTGAAAGGgataaaatagttttagaaAGGGAAAGTATTAGAACTCTCTGCGATAGATTAAGAAAAGAGCGTGATCGTGCTGTTTCGGAACTAGCGGGTGCTTTACGTGATTCTGATGATATTAAAAAGCAACGGAACGAAGCATCGAAAGAATTAAAGGATCTCAAAGAAAAGATAGAATCTGGTGATCATGCGTTAAGAGCAAGTCAATTTGCACAAAGCTTAGCGCATGCACATGATTCGGCGATCGATACTGATGTTAGTGACTGGGAAATTCTTACTATTCACTTGGATCTTAGTCGAGTTTGCTTAGATTCTGATCGTGATTTGGGATTGACATTAGTCGGAGGTCGTGATAATCCATATTATCCAAACGATACAGGAATTTATGTTGCTCAAGTAACATCAGGAAGTGCTGTTGATGGTAAATTAAGAGTGAATGACTGCATTATGCGAGTAAACAATGTAGATTGTACATCTGTTTTTACGCGTGTAATTATGGAAACTTTACGTACCTGTTCGGTGGGATCAGCTACATTAACGATAAGAAGACGGCGTTTAACTAGAAGGTCATTAAGGACAACGCAATTGCCTGTTGGTTCAGTTCCTCATGGTATTTCTTTGGAGCTTGGAGTATATATTTCGAAGATTTCACCGGGTAGTTTATCTGCTAAAGATGGCAACCTCGCTGTTGGAGATAGAGTTTTAAAT ATTAATAGTAAACCAATGGAAGGCATTAATTCCAGCCACGAAGCGATGGCAACTTTGAATGATACAAGTACGGATGTGTTAACTATTACGACCCTGAAAGGAATACCATTGCCTTCGGCAACTAGTTCTGAAACTATGACCATTGATGGTAGCTTTGGTACTGAGAAACAAAAAATGGTGAATAGTTGTTCTCAAACAGAACAAGAAAGAATATTGTTAAAGATTCCATCGGACGATTATGAAAGAAGACACGTTGCTTCGAACTTTGGTGATAGAAGTGTTTACAAAGTTTCAAAATCCGTTAGTGGTGAAAAACCAAGTGGAATTAGCAATGCTTGGGACAATATACGAGAGAAGATTGATATAGTACGAGGACGTAAACATAGCAAAGATCgggaggagaagaagaaacgacACCGCAACTCGAGTCCAAATACTTTTGAGCAAGAGCAAGATGCAATAGCGGAATTAGATTCAGTAATAGAGAGCTACCACAAGAAAGCGAATAATGGAGTACTGAAACGAAGTAAGCGACGCGGAACCGAAAAGGTTGAGAAAAATGGAGGTACGTGGCCGAAAGCCAGAGGTGGACCTCTGATTCAAAATGGTACTGGTACTATTTTACATCCACGTAAGACAAAAGAAAGGTTGCCCTTAAGTGTACTCCTTAATCAACCACCAAAGTATGAAAGTTATAATTATAATCGTATTTCTAATCCTATACCCTTAAccaatttttccaatatgaACAATCGGCATACGGTTTATAAACCTGTAGAAAAACCATTACCAAATTTCCTTAAAACTGGACCGTTATTTAGTCAGAAATCCTTTACTCCAGTGGTGCAGTTCAAAGATATCCCGATAGATAAGAAACCAGCAACCGAATTCGAGAACACGGAAAATAGACTCAGTTCTACGCTGACACCATCTGAAACTAGCATCGATTTTTCCGTGAAGTCTGGAAATACGGGAAAAGATGTAGAATATTTCTCGAAGAAAAGAACACAAAAGTATACTCCTAGCAACGAGAGTCAAGTAGACACACTACAGCATAATAGAGTGCAATCTCAACTTTATTCCGGGGCTGGATCATCAACTTCGTCGACTAGCGGCACGAGACAGCAGTTGACtggtaatttttcatttcctcCCTATACGCATTCGCATCCGCATCCCCATCAACAAAATTCTTTACCTTCGAGATACCCTTCCCCGCCGTCTTTGCCGTCTGCACAGTCCGGGGAGTCAATAGGACTACCCGATGCACGATCTTATTGTTTCGAACCTTCATATAGCCCCGGACCGCAAACAGGATTCGGGCATTTGCACACACCCTCTGTAGATTTGCATTACCACAAATCTCGCGCTCCACCGATTGGCACTACATACGACGTACCAGCGTACACACATGGCTACGAAGGTGGAACTTTTccaagaaaaaaggaaaatcaACGTTTTCGAATACCATCAAATCCTAGTGTGACTTCAAAAAGCAGCGTGGGTAAATTATCTACGGGCAGTATAGAAAGAACTTCAGAAAGAGGCAGTCCGATGCCAACATTCCACGTGGAAGTACTTAGTCCTGGTAGCGGTAGCGGAAATAGCTCTGGTGGAACTGTCAGAGGAAGTAGTGGCAATAAACGGTCCAGCATGCCGGACTATTGCTACTCTCAACCTAGGCCAGCACCTGGAGAACTTCGCAGAGTTCACATAGACAAGTCAGTCGAACCTTTAGGTATCCAGATTTCTTGCTTAGAGAGCGGCGGTGTATTCGTTTCCACCGTTAGCGAGCACAGCTTAGCATCTCAAGTCGGTCTTCAAATCGGTGACCAGTTGCTTGAAGTCTGTGGTATCAATATGAGGAGTGCTACTTATCAACTTGCTGCCAATGTGTTACGTCAGTGCGGTAATTCCATTACGATGCTGGTGCAGTACAGTCCAGACA AATACAATGAGTTAGAAGAAGGCTCTGCTTCTTCGAGTTCATCAGAAGCTGGTGGTGCTGAAGGAGGTAGTCGTAGTGGATCACCCACTCCATGTAATAGCCCTGAAGCTCCTAGAAAAACAACTATTGAATCATTGGAGAGCTCAGAACCTGAACGTGACGCTTCTACTAGTTTAAGTACAATACGCGATACTTCCAATACCTTGACTATTATGCGCGAAACTTCAAATACTTTAGAACCACCTCGTACAATTCGAGAAAGAGATATCAGAAACTCTGCTTCATTGGAAGTACCAAGTACGCAACAGAGAGAACGAGAAATTAGAGCATCAGCATCTTTGGATATTAATATCAGAAAGCCGGAACTTCGTAGTTCAGCTACGTTAGATAATATGCGTAATTCCGCAACTCTTGATACATTACGTGGTACTGCTAATACTCTTACACGCGCACAGCTTAATGCAGCGACCACGTTGCAACGACAAAATGCAACTGTAAGAAGTCCGACACAAGAAGAACAAAATCGTAAAAGCCCACCACCAAGTGAACCGAGGTATCTTTTTATCGAAACAAGGAAATGTTCGAATTTAGGTATTTCCCTTGTTGGTGGTAATGGTGTCGGAATATTCGTACACTCGGTACAACCAGGTTGCCTCGCGGAAGATGCAGGATTACGTCCCGGTGACCGTATTCTGGAATATAATGGTGTTGATCTCAGACAAGCAACTGCAGAACAAGCTGCTTTAGAATTGGCTAGACCAGCAGATAAAGTAACGCTGATTGCTCAATATGTACCTGAAAGGTATAACGAAGTAAAGGATAAACCTGGAGACAGTTTTTATGTGAAGGCAATGTTCGATCGAGTAGGCGAAGTTGGAGATAGCCTACAACTTAGGTTTAGTAAAGATGATATTTTATACGTCGATAATACAATGTTTAATGGTACTCCGGGTCATTGGAGAGCTTGGATAGTTGATCAAGCTGGAAGAAGACAAACCTGTGGTATAATTCCGAGCAAATTCAA GGTCGAAGAAGAACTGCTTTTACGACGTTCATTAGGCGATTTAGAAACAGATACTACTAGAAGAGGTAGCACAAGCGCAAGAAGAAGCTTTTTTCGTCGAAAGAAACATCAACGTTCTTCTAGTAGGGATAGTAAAGAATTATCACATCTTACGGGAGTAAATTTGGGTTGGTATAGTGATAGTGGAACACTAAATGAAGAAACTCTTCCAGCAAGTTATCAACGTGTTGAAAGATtggatt ATCCAGCTTTAAGACCTGTGTTGATCATTGGACCGTTAAGCGAGTGTGTAGTGACAAAACTATTACAAGAATTTCCAGGAGAGTTCACTAGGTGTCTCGCAGAAGCTATGCACTGTTCTCAAGCGACGCTCGAACAAGGTTTGCGCGATTCGCTTTATGTGGACtatagaaaaaaaggaagctATTTCGAGTGTACCACAGTACAAGCTGTCAAGGACATCTGTGAGAAG aatacTCATTGCATATTGGATGTATCAATTGCGTCGATCGAGCGACTTCATCGACATCAGATCTATCCTATAGTTTTgttgattaaatttaaaagtacCAAACAAATAAAGGAAGTCAAAGATTCCAGATACCCAAGCGATAAAGTTAGTGCGAAAGCGGCCAAGGAGATGTATGAACAAGCATTAAAATTGGAAGCTGAGTATAAACATTATATTTCTG CTGTAATTCCAGCTGGAGTAAATGTCGCGTACATATGTACTCAAGTAAAAGCTGCAGTAGATGAAGAACAAAGCAAAGCGCTGTGGGTTCCTAGAGGACCTCCCTGA
- the LOC126865052 gene encoding disks large homolog 5-like isoform X3, giving the protein MASGASSLDSAGSSDGALNMERDSGGYGSVGSPVGGPECRSDYDGLQAQCDQAMHQLQLLRHKHSDTIRRCEHTMKELEYYRGQHIAVMNQLEATSQESSALRGKYGDLVNDKQRLDREVQALQKEVSELRCQNQEVLVSDASNSDTMNQHYLSALRKYEAVKDEYDALRKRYDDLISSHSSAVNKLELSQEEAARLKKQYDEIVQERNSAVRERNGLKQQCTAAIRQWDIALRERNEYREALAKVQQQHEEAVKEINHAMVLRMKASKDMKRLTEERNAALQEYSLIMGERDTVHKEMEKLGDDLTQAYTKITHLENQNKQFMEEKKALSYQIETLRREISSALQDRDDALKQCNELRQKFGDYSEGSNRDYKNRMELHSYNRERDNSNKEAERENNTTDYTKRDKERMDNLDQANLELDKLRKSVDKLQAELEEALQEAEVSKRRRDWAFSERDKIVLERESIRTLCDRLRKERDRAVSELAGALRDSDDIKKQRNEASKELKDLKEKIESGDHALRASQFAQSLAHAHDSAIDTDVSDWEILTIHLDLSRVCLDSDRDLGLTLVGGRDNPYYPNDTGIYVAQVTSGSAVDGKLRVNDCIMRVNNVDCTSVFTRVIMETLRTCSVGSATLTIRRRRLTRRSLRTTQLPVGSVPHGISLELGVYISKISPGSLSAKDGNLAVGDRVLNINSKPMEGINSSHEAMATLNDTSTDVLTITTLKGIPLPSATSSETMTIDGSFGTEKQKMVNSCSQTEQERILLKIPSDDYERRHVASNFGDRSVYKVSKSVSGEKPSGISNAWDNIREKIDIVRGRKHSKDREEKKKRHRNSSPNTFEQEQDAIAELDSVIESYHKKANNGVLKRSKRRGTEKVEKNGGTWPKARGGPLIQNVVQFKDIPIDKKPATEFENTENRLSSTLTPSETSIDFSVKSGNTGKDVEYFSKKRTQKYTPSNESQVDTLQHNRVQSQLYSGAGSSTSSTSGTRQQLTGNFSFPPYTHSHPHPHQQNSLPSRYPSPPSLPSAQSGESIGLPDARSYCFEPSYSPGPQTGFGHLHTPSVDLHYHKSRAPPIGTTYDVPAYTHGYEGGTFPRKKENQRFRIPSNPSVTSKSSVGKLSTGSIERTSERGSPMPTFHVEVLSPGSGSGNSSGGTVRGSSGNKRSSMPDYCYSQPRPAPGELRRVHIDKSVEPLGIQISCLESGGVFVSTVSEHSLASQVGLQIGDQLLEVCGINMRSATYQLAANVLRQCGNSITMLVQYSPDKYNELEEGSASSSSSEAGGAEGGSRSGSPTPCNSPEAPRKTTIESLESSEPERDASTSLSTIRDTSNTLTIMRETSNTLEPPRTIRERDIRNSASLEVPSTQQREREIRASASLDINIRKPELRSSATLDNMRNSATLDTLRGTANTLTRAQLNAATTLQRQNATVRSPTQEEQNRKSPPPSEPRYLFIETRKCSNLGISLVGGNGVGIFVHSVQPGCLAEDAGLRPGDRILEYNGVDLRQATAEQAALELARPADKVTLIAQYVPERYNEVKDKPGDSFYVKAMFDRVGEVGDSLQLRFSKDDILYVDNTMFNGTPGHWRAWIVDQAGRRQTCGIIPSKFKVEEELLLRRSLGDLETDTTRRGSTSARRSFFRRKKHQRSSSRDSKELSHLTGVNLGWYSDSGTLNEETLPASYQRVERLDYPALRPVLIIGPLSECVVTKLLQEFPGEFTRCLAEAMHCSQATLEQGLRDSLYVDYRKKGSYFECTTVQAVKDICEKNTHCILDVSIASIERLHRHQIYPIVLLIKFKSTKQIKEVKDSRYPSDKVSAKAAKEMYEQALKLEAEYKHYISAVIPAGVNVAYICTQVKAAVDEEQSKALWVPRGPP; this is encoded by the exons ATGGCTTCTGGTGCATCTTCCTTGGATAGTGCTGGAAGTAGTG ATGGAGCACTCAATATGG AAAGAGATAGTGGAGGCTATGGCAGTGTTGGCAGTCCTGTTGGTGGGCCTGAATGTCGTAGTGATTATGATGGTTTGCAAGCTCAATGTGATCAAGCCATGCATCAGCTTCAGCTACTTAGGCATAAGCACTCCGATACTATAAGACG GTGTGAACATACTATGAAGGAATTGGAATACTACAGGGGACAGCATATAGCAGTCATGAATCAATTAGAGGCAACGTCACAAGAAAGTTCCGCACTGCGGGGCAAATATGGAGATTTAGTAAATGACAAGCAACGCCTAGATCGGGAAGTCCAAGCGTTGCAAAAGGAAGTGTCTGAATTAAGGTGTCAAAATCAAGAAGTTCTCGTTTCTGATGCTAGTAATAGTGACACTATGAATCAGCACTATCTATCTGCGCTTCGAAAATATGAAGCCGTTAAAGACGAGTACGATGCCCTTAGGAAACGGTACGATGATTTAATATCATCGCATTCATCGGCCGTTAATAAG TTGGAATTATCTCAAGAAGAGGCTGCCAGGTTAAAAAAACAATATGATGAAATTGTTCAAGAACGTAATAGCGCAGTTCGTGAGCGTAATGGTTTAAAACAACAGTGTACTGCTGCCATTAGACAGTGGGATATTGCATTAAGGGAAAGAAATGAATATCGTGAAGCCTTAGCCAAAGTACAGCAACAACACGAAGAAGCAGTGAAGGAAATTAATCATGCAATGGTACTACGCATGAAAGCTAGTAAGGATATGAAACGATTAACAGAAGAAAGAAATGCTGCATTACAAGAATACAGTTTAATTATGGGCGAGCGCGATACAGTGcataaagaaatggaaaaactTGGTGATGATCTTACACAAGCATATACAAAAATCACACATTTAGAGAATCAGAATAAACAATTTATGGAAGAg aaaaaagcTTTATCCTATCAAATTGAAACTTTAAGAAGAGAAATTTCATCCGCTTTGCAAGATCGAGACGATGCTTTAAAACAATGTAACGAATTACGCCAAAAGTTTGGTGATTATTCTGAAGGCTCAAACAGGGACTATAAAAATCGTATGGAATTACACTCATATAATCGTGAACGAGATAATTCGAACAAAGAAGCtgaaagagaaaataacaCTACAGATTACACTAAACGAGATAAGGAACGTATGGATAACTTGGATCAAGCTAACTTGGAATTGGATAAACTTCGGAAATCTGTCGATAAATTGCAAGCAGAACTTGAGGAAGCCCTCCAAGAAGCAGAAGTATCAAAACGAAGAAGAGATTGGGCTTTCAGTGAAAGGgataaaatagttttagaaAGGGAAAGTATTAGAACTCTCTGCGATAGATTAAGAAAAGAGCGTGATCGTGCTGTTTCGGAACTAGCGGGTGCTTTACGTGATTCTGATGATATTAAAAAGCAACGGAACGAAGCATCGAAAGAATTAAAGGATCTCAAAGAAAAGATAGAATCTGGTGATCATGCGTTAAGAGCAAGTCAATTTGCACAAAGCTTAGCGCATGCACATGATTCGGCGATCGATACTGATGTTAGTGACTGGGAAATTCTTACTATTCACTTGGATCTTAGTCGAGTTTGCTTAGATTCTGATCGTGATTTGGGATTGACATTAGTCGGAGGTCGTGATAATCCATATTATCCAAACGATACAGGAATTTATGTTGCTCAAGTAACATCAGGAAGTGCTGTTGATGGTAAATTAAGAGTGAATGACTGCATTATGCGAGTAAACAATGTAGATTGTACATCTGTTTTTACGCGTGTAATTATGGAAACTTTACGTACCTGTTCGGTGGGATCAGCTACATTAACGATAAGAAGACGGCGTTTAACTAGAAGGTCATTAAGGACAACGCAATTGCCTGTTGGTTCAGTTCCTCATGGTATTTCTTTGGAGCTTGGAGTATATATTTCGAAGATTTCACCGGGTAGTTTATCTGCTAAAGATGGCAACCTCGCTGTTGGAGATAGAGTTTTAAAT ATTAATAGTAAACCAATGGAAGGCATTAATTCCAGCCACGAAGCGATGGCAACTTTGAATGATACAAGTACGGATGTGTTAACTATTACGACCCTGAAAGGAATACCATTGCCTTCGGCAACTAGTTCTGAAACTATGACCATTGATGGTAGCTTTGGTACTGAGAAACAAAAAATGGTGAATAGTTGTTCTCAAACAGAACAAGAAAGAATATTGTTAAAGATTCCATCGGACGATTATGAAAGAAGACACGTTGCTTCGAACTTTGGTGATAGAAGTGTTTACAAAGTTTCAAAATCCGTTAGTGGTGAAAAACCAAGTGGAATTAGCAATGCTTGGGACAATATACGAGAGAAGATTGATATAGTACGAGGACGTAAACATAGCAAAGATCgggaggagaagaagaaacgacACCGCAACTCGAGTCCAAATACTTTTGAGCAAGAGCAAGATGCAATAGCGGAATTAGATTCAGTAATAGAGAGCTACCACAAGAAAGCGAATAATGGAGTACTGAAACGAAGTAAGCGACGCGGAACCGAAAAGGTTGAGAAAAATGGAGGTACGTGGCCGAAAGCCAGAGGTGGACCTCTGATTCAAAATG TGGTGCAGTTCAAAGATATCCCGATAGATAAGAAACCAGCAACCGAATTCGAGAACACGGAAAATAGACTCAGTTCTACGCTGACACCATCTGAAACTAGCATCGATTTTTCCGTGAAGTCTGGAAATACGGGAAAAGATGTAGAATATTTCTCGAAGAAAAGAACACAAAAGTATACTCCTAGCAACGAGAGTCAAGTAGACACACTACAGCATAATAGAGTGCAATCTCAACTTTATTCCGGGGCTGGATCATCAACTTCGTCGACTAGCGGCACGAGACAGCAGTTGACtggtaatttttcatttcctcCCTATACGCATTCGCATCCGCATCCCCATCAACAAAATTCTTTACCTTCGAGATACCCTTCCCCGCCGTCTTTGCCGTCTGCACAGTCCGGGGAGTCAATAGGACTACCCGATGCACGATCTTATTGTTTCGAACCTTCATATAGCCCCGGACCGCAAACAGGATTCGGGCATTTGCACACACCCTCTGTAGATTTGCATTACCACAAATCTCGCGCTCCACCGATTGGCACTACATACGACGTACCAGCGTACACACATGGCTACGAAGGTGGAACTTTTccaagaaaaaaggaaaatcaACGTTTTCGAATACCATCAAATCCTAGTGTGACTTCAAAAAGCAGCGTGGGTAAATTATCTACGGGCAGTATAGAAAGAACTTCAGAAAGAGGCAGTCCGATGCCAACATTCCACGTGGAAGTACTTAGTCCTGGTAGCGGTAGCGGAAATAGCTCTGGTGGAACTGTCAGAGGAAGTAGTGGCAATAAACGGTCCAGCATGCCGGACTATTGCTACTCTCAACCTAGGCCAGCACCTGGAGAACTTCGCAGAGTTCACATAGACAAGTCAGTCGAACCTTTAGGTATCCAGATTTCTTGCTTAGAGAGCGGCGGTGTATTCGTTTCCACCGTTAGCGAGCACAGCTTAGCATCTCAAGTCGGTCTTCAAATCGGTGACCAGTTGCTTGAAGTCTGTGGTATCAATATGAGGAGTGCTACTTATCAACTTGCTGCCAATGTGTTACGTCAGTGCGGTAATTCCATTACGATGCTGGTGCAGTACAGTCCAGACA AATACAATGAGTTAGAAGAAGGCTCTGCTTCTTCGAGTTCATCAGAAGCTGGTGGTGCTGAAGGAGGTAGTCGTAGTGGATCACCCACTCCATGTAATAGCCCTGAAGCTCCTAGAAAAACAACTATTGAATCATTGGAGAGCTCAGAACCTGAACGTGACGCTTCTACTAGTTTAAGTACAATACGCGATACTTCCAATACCTTGACTATTATGCGCGAAACTTCAAATACTTTAGAACCACCTCGTACAATTCGAGAAAGAGATATCAGAAACTCTGCTTCATTGGAAGTACCAAGTACGCAACAGAGAGAACGAGAAATTAGAGCATCAGCATCTTTGGATATTAATATCAGAAAGCCGGAACTTCGTAGTTCAGCTACGTTAGATAATATGCGTAATTCCGCAACTCTTGATACATTACGTGGTACTGCTAATACTCTTACACGCGCACAGCTTAATGCAGCGACCACGTTGCAACGACAAAATGCAACTGTAAGAAGTCCGACACAAGAAGAACAAAATCGTAAAAGCCCACCACCAAGTGAACCGAGGTATCTTTTTATCGAAACAAGGAAATGTTCGAATTTAGGTATTTCCCTTGTTGGTGGTAATGGTGTCGGAATATTCGTACACTCGGTACAACCAGGTTGCCTCGCGGAAGATGCAGGATTACGTCCCGGTGACCGTATTCTGGAATATAATGGTGTTGATCTCAGACAAGCAACTGCAGAACAAGCTGCTTTAGAATTGGCTAGACCAGCAGATAAAGTAACGCTGATTGCTCAATATGTACCTGAAAGGTATAACGAAGTAAAGGATAAACCTGGAGACAGTTTTTATGTGAAGGCAATGTTCGATCGAGTAGGCGAAGTTGGAGATAGCCTACAACTTAGGTTTAGTAAAGATGATATTTTATACGTCGATAATACAATGTTTAATGGTACTCCGGGTCATTGGAGAGCTTGGATAGTTGATCAAGCTGGAAGAAGACAAACCTGTGGTATAATTCCGAGCAAATTCAA GGTCGAAGAAGAACTGCTTTTACGACGTTCATTAGGCGATTTAGAAACAGATACTACTAGAAGAGGTAGCACAAGCGCAAGAAGAAGCTTTTTTCGTCGAAAGAAACATCAACGTTCTTCTAGTAGGGATAGTAAAGAATTATCACATCTTACGGGAGTAAATTTGGGTTGGTATAGTGATAGTGGAACACTAAATGAAGAAACTCTTCCAGCAAGTTATCAACGTGTTGAAAGATtggatt ATCCAGCTTTAAGACCTGTGTTGATCATTGGACCGTTAAGCGAGTGTGTAGTGACAAAACTATTACAAGAATTTCCAGGAGAGTTCACTAGGTGTCTCGCAGAAGCTATGCACTGTTCTCAAGCGACGCTCGAACAAGGTTTGCGCGATTCGCTTTATGTGGACtatagaaaaaaaggaagctATTTCGAGTGTACCACAGTACAAGCTGTCAAGGACATCTGTGAGAAG aatacTCATTGCATATTGGATGTATCAATTGCGTCGATCGAGCGACTTCATCGACATCAGATCTATCCTATAGTTTTgttgattaaatttaaaagtacCAAACAAATAAAGGAAGTCAAAGATTCCAGATACCCAAGCGATAAAGTTAGTGCGAAAGCGGCCAAGGAGATGTATGAACAAGCATTAAAATTGGAAGCTGAGTATAAACATTATATTTCTG CTGTAATTCCAGCTGGAGTAAATGTCGCGTACATATGTACTCAAGTAAAAGCTGCAGTAGATGAAGAACAAAGCAAAGCGCTGTGGGTTCCTAGAGGACCTCCCTGA